A genomic window from Lycium barbarum isolate Lr01 chromosome 4, ASM1917538v2, whole genome shotgun sequence includes:
- the LOC132635939 gene encoding aminopeptidase M1-like isoform X1, whose protein sequence is MEDKYDQFKGQPRLPKFAVPKRYNLRLKPDLVTCKFTGYVDISVDVVSDTKFIVLNAAELSVDPKSLHFKSSNKVFEALEVGLIEEDEIVVVEFGESLPLGVGVLSMAFEGTLNDRMKGFYRSTYEHNGEKRNMAVTQFEPADARRCFPCWDEPACKATFKITLEVPSELVALSNMPVEEEKVTGNLKTVHYQESPIMSTYLVAFVVGLFDYVEDHTSDGIPVRVYCQVGKANQGNFALHVAVKTLPLFKEYFGAPYSLPKLDMIAIPDFAAGAMENYGLVTYRETALLYDDKHSAAANKQRVATVVAHELAHQWFGNLVTMEWWTHLWLNEGFATWVSYLATDSLFPEWKIWTQFLEEATEGLRLDGLAESHPIEVDINHAGEIDEIFDAISYRKGASVIRMLQSYLGPESFQRALASYIKRYACSNAKTEDLWSVLQEESGEPVNKLMNSWTKQMGYPVVSVKIKDQKLECEQTQFLLSGSHGDGQWIVPLTVCCGSYEARKSFLMQGKSEAVDVKDLLGSSSSKRNPWIKVNVDQTGFYRVKYDDELSARLRHAIESKCLSTNDKYGILDDSYALSMACHQSLSSLLALMASFREELDYTVLLNLISISYKVSRIAADAVPDLQNHIKLFFINLFQLSAERLGWDPKQGESHLDAMLRGELLNALAAFGHDETINEAIRRFHIFLDDRNTAVLPPDLRRAVYVAVMQRVTKSDRSGFEALLRVYRETDLSQEKTRILGALASCKDPEIILEVLNFLLCSEVRSQDCVFGLAVSLEGRETAWKWLQDKWDHIHKTYGSGSLLTRFISATVSPFSSYEKAKEVEEFFASRTKPYIARTLKQSIEKVHINANWVQSIQNEKNLSEAVTELAYRKY, encoded by the exons ATGGAGGACAAGTATGATCAATTCAAAGGACAACCTCGTCTTCCCAAGTTTGCTGTCCCAAAGAGGTACAATTTAAGGTTGAAGCCTGACCTTGTCACCTGTAAATTCACTGGCTACGTTGACATCTCTGTTGATGTTGTCTCTGACACCAAATTCATTGTCCTCAATGCTGCTGAATTATCTGTTGACCCCAAGTCTCTTCACTTCAAATCTTCAAACAAG GTATTTGAAGCGTTGGAGGTGGGGTTGATTGAAGAGGATGAGATAGTGGTGGTGGAGTTTGGAGAAAGTTTGCCACTTGGTGTTGGAGTTCTGAGTATGGCCTTTGAAGGAACACTCAATGACAGGATGAAAGGGTTTTACAGAAG TACCTATGAACATAATGGGGAGAAAAGGAACATGGCTGTTACCCAATTTGAACCAGCTGATGCGAGGCGTTGCTTTCCGTGCTGGGATGAACCTGCTTGTAAG GCCACCTTTAAGATTACACTTGAAGTACCATCGGAACTGGTAGCTCTCTCTAACATGCCAGTAGAAGAAGAAAAAGTGACGGGGAATCTTAAAACAGTTCATTATCAAGAGTCTCCAATCATGTCTACATACTTGGTGGCATTTGTGGTTGGCTTGTTCGACTATGTTGAGGATCATACATCTGATG GAATTCCTGTTCGAGTATACTGTCAGGTAGGAAAGGCAAATCAAGGGAACTTCGCATTACACGTTGCTGTCAAAACGCTGCCCCTCTTCAAAGA GTACTTTGGTGCACCATATTCACTACCCAAATTGGACATGATTGCCATTCCTGATTTTGCTGCCGGCGCGATGGAAAATTATGGTCTAGTTACATACCGAGAAACAGCATTGCTTTATGATGATAAGCATTCTGCCGCTGCTAACAAGCAGAGG GTTGCGACTGTGGTGGCTCATGAGCTTGCTCATCAGTGGTTTGGCAATCTTGTAACAATGGAATGGTGGACACATCTATGGCTGAATGAGGGTTTTGCAACATGG GTGAGTTATTTGGCGACTGATAGCTTGTTCCCAGAATGGAAGATTTGGACTCAGTTTCTTGAAGAGGCCACTGAGGGACTTCGTCTAGATGGGCTTGCAGAATCCCACCCCATTGAG GTTGACATCAATCATGCCGGAGAAATTGATGAAATTTTTGatgcaattagttatagaaaaggTGCATCTGTCATCCGGATGTTACAGAGCTATCTTGGACCTGAAAGTTTCCAG AGGGCACTTGCTTCATACATAAAAAGATATGCTTGCTCAAATGCGAAGACAGAGGATTTATGGTCTGTCCTTCAGGAGGAGTCTGGTGAACCGGTGAACAAGTTGATGAACTCCTGGACAAAGCAAATGGGTTACCCAGTTGTCTCTGTCAAGATTAAAGACCAAAAGCTGGAGTGTGAGCAG ACACAATTTTTACTGAGTGGTTCTCATGGTGATGGGCAATGGATAGTTCCGTTAACAGTCTGTTGTGGCTCTTATGAAGCTCGTAAAAGCTTCTTAATGCAAGGAAAGTCAGAAGCCGTTGATGTAAAAGACTTATTAGGCTCTTCTTCGTCTAAAAGAAATCCCTGGATAAAAGTTAACGTGGACCAGACAGGTTTTTATAGAGTTAAATATGATGATGAGCTATCAGCTAGACTCAGACATGCTATAGAGAGCAAGTGCTTGTCAACGAATGACAAATACG GCATTTTGGATGATTCATATGCCTTATCTATGGCGTGTCATCAGTCTTTGTCATCTTTGCTTGCCCTGATGGCTTCTTTCAGGGAGGAGCTCGACTACACTGTTCTATTAAATCTAATAAGC ATAAGTTACAAAGTTTCAAGAATTGCAGCTGATGCTGTTCCTGACTTGCAAAATCACATAAAGTTGTTTTTCATCAATCTTTTCCAGTTATCTGCAGA GAGACTTGGTTGGGATCCTAAACAAGGGGAAAGCCACCTAGATGCCATGTTGAGAGGGGAACTTCTGAATGCTCTGGCTGCCTTTGGACATGATGAAACAATAAATGAAGCAATCAGGCGCTTCCACATATTTCTGGATGACAGAAACACAGCTGTTCTTCCTCCTGACTTGAGAAGG GCTGTTTATGTAGCTGTGATGCAAAGGGTGACTAAATCAGATAGATCAGGGTTTGAAGCTCTTTTAAGAGTTTACAGAGAGACTGACCTCAGCCAGGAAAAGACACGAATTTTAG GTGCATTGGCATCTTGCAAGGACCCCGAGATTATCCTTGAAGTCCTCAACTTCTTGTTATGTTCTGAG GTACGGAGCCAAGATTGTGTTTTCGGTCTTGCAGTTAGCCTTGAAGGCCGTGAAACTGCTTGGAAATGGTTGCAA